One Panthera leo isolate Ple1 chromosome B1, P.leo_Ple1_pat1.1, whole genome shotgun sequence DNA window includes the following coding sequences:
- the F11 gene encoding coagulation factor XI, translated as MILLYRVVHFILFASVSSECVTKLFTDTGFQGGDVTTIFTPSAKHCQLICTHHPRCLLFTFMAESSSEDPTRWFTCILKDSVTETLPRVNMTGAISGYSFKQCPHQISACHRNMYVDLDMKGMNYKSLMTRDAQECQERCTNDVHCHFFTYATKQFPSTEHRNICLLKYTHMGTPTRIMKLTKVVSGFSLKSCALSKLACIRDVFPSTAFADSNIGSVMAPDVFVCRRICTHHPSCLFFTFLSQEWPKESERNLCLLKTSESGLPSTRIKKDKALSGFSLQTCRHSVPVFCHSSFYHDTDFLGEELDIVDVKGHEACQKMCTDSIRCQFFTYSPSPESCNGGKGKCYLKLSSNGSPTKILHGRGGISGYTLRLCKMDNVCTTKIKPRIVGGEASVHGEWPWQITLHITSPAQRHLCGGSIIGNQWILTAAHCLIGLESPKILRVYSGILNQSEVKKDTAFFGVQEIIIHDQYEMAESGYDIALLKLETAMNYTDAQRPICLPSKGDRSIIYAECWVTGWGYRKLGDKIQNTLQKANVPLVTTEECQTRYRGHKITNKMLCAGYREGGKDACKGDSGGPLSCKHNDVWHLVGITSWGEGCGQRERPGVYTNVVEYVDWILEKTQEV; from the exons atGATTTTATTATATCGAGtggtacatttcattttatttgcctCAGTTTCCAGTG AATGTGTGACTAAGCTGTTCACAGATACCGGCTTTCAAGGAGGAGACGTGACTACCATTTTCACACCAAGCGCCAAGCACTGTCAGCTTATTTGCACCCACCATCCGAGATGTCTGCTTTTCACCTTCATGGCTGAATCGTCGTCGGAAGATCCTACCAGATG GTTTACTTGTATCCTGAAAGACAGTGTAACAGAAACACTGCCAAGGGTGAATATGACAGGAGCAATTTCTGGATATTCTTTCAAGCAATGCCCACATCAAATAAGTG CTTGCCACAGGAATATGTACGTGGACCTGGACATGAAGGGCATGAACTATAAGAGCTTGATGACCAGGGATGCCCAGGAATGCCAAGAGAGATGCACAAATGATGTGCACTGTCACTTTTTCACATATGCAACGAAGCAGTTTCCAAGCACGGAGCATCG aaACATTTGTCTGCTGAAGTACACCCACATGGGGACACCAACCAGAATAATGAAGCTCACTAAAGTGGTCTCCGGATTTTCACTAAAATCCTGTGCGCTTTCTAAGCTGG CTTGTATCAGGGACGTTTTCCCTAGTACGGCATTTGCAGACAGTAACATCGGCAGTGTCATGGCTCCGGATGTCTTTGTCTGTCGCCGCATTTGTACTCACCACCCCAGTTGTCTGTTTTTTACCTTCCTTTCTCAAGAATGGCCAAAAGAATCTGAAAG aAATCTTTGTCTCCTAAAAACATCTGAAAGTGGATTGCCAAGTACACGCATTAAGAAGGACAAAGCTCTTTCTGGTTTCAGTCTGCAAACCTGCAGGCACAGTGTCCCAG TGTTCTGTCATTCCTCATTTTACCACGACACTGATTTCTTGGGAGAAGAACTGGACATTGTTGACGTGAAAGGGCACGAAGCCTGCCAGAAAATGTGTACCGACTCCATCCGCTGCCAGTTTTTTACCTATTCGCCATCTCCAGAATCTTGCAACGGAGGGAA GGGTAAATGTTACTTAAAACTCTCTTCAAATGGATCTCCAACGAAAATACTTCATGGGAGAGGAGGCATCTCTGGATATACGTTAAGGTTATGTAAAATGGATAATG TGTGTACGACCAAAATCAAGCCCAGAATTGTTGGAGGAGAGGCATCTGTTCATGGTGAGTGGCCATGGCAGATAACTCTGCATATCACATCACCTGCCCAGAGACACCTGTGTGGAGGCTCCATCATTGGAAACCAGTGGATACTAACAGCTGCCCACTGTTTGATTGG GTTAGAGTCACCTAAAATCTTGCGTGTCTATAGTGGAATTTTAAATCAATCAGAAGTTAAAAAGGACACAGCTTTCTTTGGGGTTCAAGAAATAATAATTCATGATCAATATGAAATGGCAGAAAGTGGGTATGATATTGCCTTGTTGAAACTGGAAACAGCAATGAATTATACAG atgcTCAGAGACCCATATGTCTACCTTCCAAAGGAGATCGAAGTATAATATACGCTGAGTGCTGGGTGACTGGATGGGGGTACAGAAAACTAGGAG acaaaatacaaaatactctCCAGAAAGCCAACGTACCCTTGGTGACAACCGAAGAGTGCCAGACAAGATACAGAGGGCACAAAATAACCAATAAGATGCTCTGTGCAGGCTACcgagaaggagggaaggatgcTTGTAAG GGAGACTCGGGGGGCCCCCTGTCCTGTAAACACAACGACGTCTGGCACTTGGTGGGCATCACCAGCTGGGGAGAAGGCTGCGGTCAGAGGGAACGGCCCGGGGTTTACACCAATGTGGTTGAGTACGTGGACTGGATTTTGGAGAAAACTCAAGAGGTGTGA